A genomic segment from Candidatus Brocadia sinica JPN1 encodes:
- a CDS encoding sigma-54-dependent transcriptional regulator yields MDGKVLIVDDEKLMRISLESQLKKEGYHVKSVDNALDGLKMVKSEEYDVVVTDLRLSGMNGMDFLKEIKKYDQEIIVVIMTAYGTLESAVLAIKEGAYDYVAKPFSTDELIIKLQRALHFKNTAAEVNRLRGEIQAEFEFCNIVGNSEAMKKVLETVVSVSGREATILIRGESGTGKEKIAGAIHYHSCRKMGPFIRVSCAALNREILESELFGHEKGAFTGAIKTRRGRFELANGGSIFLDDVDDIPLDMQVKLLRVLQERTFERVGGEETLSVDVRIICATKKDLLERVKEGGFREDLFYRLNVVPISIPPLRERKEDIPLLINYFLKKFVSQYEDALPDVSQEAMNVLLAYDWPGNVRELENVVEHAVAFSKSKGISLETLPEYLRKVDVHKDLLSMDLYNKQAISLQDALTEVEKKLIQWAHQKTNGNQVKMAEILGIPRTTLRNRLVKLQLFDKSSS; encoded by the coding sequence ATGGATGGTAAGGTGCTAATAGTGGATGACGAAAAACTCATGAGAATATCTTTGGAAAGCCAGTTGAAGAAGGAAGGTTATCATGTGAAATCAGTGGATAATGCTCTCGATGGTTTAAAAATGGTTAAATCTGAAGAATATGATGTGGTGGTAACAGACCTGAGATTGTCAGGTATGAACGGAATGGATTTTCTGAAAGAGATTAAAAAATACGATCAGGAAATAATTGTCGTCATCATGACGGCATACGGGACCCTTGAAAGCGCTGTGTTGGCAATCAAAGAGGGGGCGTATGATTATGTCGCGAAACCGTTTTCGACCGATGAATTGATTATTAAACTTCAAAGGGCGTTGCATTTCAAAAATACGGCTGCCGAAGTAAATCGTCTGAGAGGCGAAATACAAGCTGAGTTTGAGTTTTGCAATATTGTCGGAAATAGCGAAGCCATGAAAAAGGTGCTTGAGACTGTTGTGAGCGTTTCGGGGAGAGAGGCGACTATTCTTATACGGGGAGAAAGTGGAACCGGAAAGGAAAAAATAGCGGGCGCCATTCATTACCACAGTTGTAGAAAAATGGGTCCGTTTATTAGGGTGAGTTGTGCAGCATTAAACAGAGAAATACTGGAAAGTGAACTCTTTGGCCATGAGAAGGGGGCATTTACAGGTGCGATTAAGACAAGACGCGGAAGATTTGAGCTGGCAAACGGAGGTTCGATTTTTTTGGATGATGTAGACGACATACCATTGGATATGCAAGTCAAACTCTTACGTGTGCTTCAAGAAAGGACATTTGAAAGAGTCGGAGGGGAAGAAACCCTTAGCGTTGATGTGAGAATTATCTGCGCAACAAAAAAAGACCTTTTGGAACGGGTAAAAGAGGGGGGGTTTAGAGAAGACCTGTTTTACCGGTTAAATGTGGTGCCAATTAGTATTCCGCCGTTACGGGAACGAAAGGAAGATATTCCCCTCTTAATCAATTATTTTTTGAAGAAGTTTGTATCCCAATATGAGGACGCTTTGCCGGATGTTTCACAAGAGGCAATGAATGTGCTGCTGGCCTATGATTGGCCAGGAAATGTCAGAGAGCTTGAAAATGTTGTAGAACACGCCGTTGCGTTTTCTAAATCAAAAGGTATTTCATTAGAAACACTTCCAGAATACCTGAGAAAAGTTGATGTACACAAAGATTTATTGTCAATGGATTTGTATAACAAGCAAGCGATAAGCTTGCAAGACGCACTTACGGAAGTTGAAAAAAAACTTATTCAATGGGCACATCAAAAAACAAATGGTAATCAGGTCAAAATGGCAGAAATATTAGGCATACCCAGAACAACACTTCGCAATAGACTGGTAAAATTGCAATTATTTGACAAATCATCGTCATAA
- a CDS encoding tetratricopeptide repeat protein, with protein MHLKFNTPSFLLTALVQGHLCKVLSFLLIISVCLPCYITWAVTMKGNIYKTSSKKHSARKWIRNGQSNYKRGRYERAVRAYNNSIACYPKYFDAWDGLGNALYCLGDYDLAIQAYDKALGINPGRNATRVNKGIAFYKKGNFAEALKLYDEVLASDPKLAAGWYNKGIVLIALGRNHDAMQTFEKAIEINPKEDLAWHGKGYVLILLDQYNDALKLFSNAVQINPNRGWAWNNMGIILNSLGMYDDAVKAFDKAIEINPKSARAWHNKANSLYNMGKYNESMRTYNKAMELDPLLYAGIKK; from the coding sequence ATGCATCTTAAATTCAATACACCATCGTTTCTGCTTACTGCCTTAGTGCAGGGGCATCTTTGTAAGGTACTGTCCTTCCTCCTGATAATTTCTGTTTGTCTTCCATGCTATATTACCTGGGCTGTTACTATGAAAGGAAATATCTACAAAACCTCGTCCAAAAAACACAGCGCAAGGAAGTGGATCAGAAATGGACAATCGAACTATAAACGGGGTAGATACGAACGGGCCGTCAGGGCATATAATAATTCCATTGCATGTTACCCAAAGTACTTTGATGCATGGGATGGGTTGGGAAATGCCCTATATTGCCTGGGAGATTATGATCTGGCCATTCAGGCTTATGACAAGGCGCTCGGCATCAATCCGGGCCGTAATGCTACCCGGGTGAATAAGGGGATTGCTTTCTATAAGAAAGGTAATTTTGCAGAAGCCTTAAAGTTATACGACGAGGTACTTGCTTCGGACCCAAAACTTGCAGCCGGCTGGTATAATAAAGGTATTGTCCTGATTGCGTTAGGGAGAAACCATGACGCAATGCAGACCTTTGAAAAGGCCATTGAAATCAATCCAAAGGAAGATTTGGCATGGCATGGGAAAGGCTATGTACTAATTCTGCTCGATCAATACAATGACGCCCTTAAACTCTTCAGTAATGCGGTTCAGATAAACCCAAACAGGGGATGGGCATGGAATAATATGGGGATTATCCTGAACAGCCTGGGTATGTATGATGATGCAGTCAAGGCCTTTGATAAGGCTATTGAAATTAACCCGAAGAGCGCAAGGGCGTGGCATAACAAAGCGAATAGTCTGTATAATATGGGAAAATATAACGAGTCTATGAGAACTTATAACAAAGCCATGGAACTGGACCCCCTCTTGTATGCAGGGATTAAAAAATAA
- a CDS encoding ATP-binding protein — MMKNRTWAKSLVGFFKSIKVKLICYLILMTTLPILIVSSTAYNRGKRALNEKVVEKLTSIADLKKAQLSNWLQERMVDIGVLSTNKSLEVSFSNLLYLRKAFHTIDRMKESEIGEVYYKRLSEYLGKLKEKLIYCDEIAILDVENGETVISTMESNIGVIDGDYKYYLDVLVNNGIPLKDVHYSGYTKRIGMTLFGIMKRTDPITMEETEIINGIVLIRVNTNDAIGALLQDWPGSGETGETLLARRDGDRLLFLNNTRHLTDAALKMSIPVKTIVPESFMLDDEEEGIIKALDYRGLEVLSAFRYIPQLKWGLIVKQDTSEAFQPIMELKDQVITLAIVSVFVIVVIVFILAHGITQPILQLVQGANAIGKGNLGHRIPINSEDEVGILASEFNKMAEKLEESYAGLEQKIRERTAQLRESEGKYRESINLANDAIFTLDADSAQIVDSNKKAEELSGYLKDELRQKKIWDIVPEYDREKTRQLWMVINQTGSGMLDNVDYQHADGRLTPTSISGSAIEYGKRKTIQWICRDITERKKMELQLIQAERLAAVGELAAGVAHEVNNPLGGLQNFVKMMKKEPGNISQNLEFLDLMSEGLKRIEVIVKQLMAFSRPYSTHMSSHSLNEIVENSLRFVDHRIKELGIRLEKILFPGLPEIYGDPDNISQVIINIIVNALDSMQNGGSLIIKTGYCDFQPSSIQVVVSDTGSGIPEEILNKIFNPFFTTKEMGSGLGLAISKRIVDDHNGNIVVKSKPGEGTTFYVCLPVRKVTVLT, encoded by the coding sequence ATGATGAAAAATAGGACGTGGGCAAAAAGTCTTGTTGGGTTTTTTAAGAGTATCAAGGTTAAACTCATCTGCTATCTCATTCTCATGACAACACTTCCTATCCTGATCGTGAGTAGTACGGCGTATAACCGTGGAAAAAGAGCGTTAAACGAGAAAGTGGTTGAAAAGCTGACCTCTATTGCGGATTTAAAAAAGGCACAACTCAGCAACTGGTTACAGGAAAGGATGGTTGATATTGGGGTGCTTTCGACAAACAAATCTTTAGAGGTATCGTTTTCCAATCTGCTTTACTTGAGAAAAGCATTTCACACTATTGACAGGATGAAAGAATCGGAAATTGGCGAGGTCTATTATAAAAGACTTTCAGAGTATTTAGGCAAACTCAAGGAAAAGTTGATCTATTGTGATGAAATAGCTATCCTCGATGTAGAGAACGGCGAGACCGTAATTTCCACTATGGAATCAAACATAGGGGTAATAGATGGGGATTACAAGTATTATCTTGATGTGCTGGTAAATAATGGAATACCTTTGAAAGATGTCCACTATTCCGGATATACAAAGCGGATAGGAATGACCCTTTTCGGCATCATGAAAAGAACGGATCCAATTACCATGGAGGAAACAGAGATTATCAATGGTATTGTTCTTATCCGTGTAAATACAAATGATGCTATAGGAGCATTGCTGCAGGACTGGCCTGGCAGTGGTGAAACGGGTGAGACCTTACTGGCGCGACGCGACGGGGACCGGTTACTGTTCCTCAATAATACGCGACATCTTACGGATGCTGCATTAAAAATGAGTATCCCTGTGAAAACAATTGTGCCGGAGTCTTTTATGTTAGATGATGAGGAAGAAGGAATTATAAAGGCTTTGGATTACCGGGGGTTAGAAGTCCTTTCGGCTTTTCGTTATATACCTCAGTTGAAATGGGGATTGATTGTGAAGCAGGATACGTCTGAGGCCTTTCAGCCTATTATGGAATTAAAAGATCAGGTAATTACCCTGGCGATTGTAAGTGTATTCGTTATTGTTGTTATCGTTTTTATCCTGGCGCACGGAATCACACAACCCATTCTTCAGTTGGTTCAGGGGGCGAATGCGATTGGGAAGGGGAATCTCGGACATCGCATTCCGATTAACTCAGAAGATGAAGTAGGTATACTTGCATCAGAGTTTAATAAGATGGCTGAGAAATTGGAAGAGTCTTATGCTGGACTAGAGCAAAAGATTCGTGAGCGGACAGCCCAACTGAGGGAATCTGAGGGAAAATATAGAGAATCTATCAATCTCGCTAACGATGCTATTTTTACTCTTGATGCAGACTCGGCACAGATTGTTGATTCAAATAAAAAGGCCGAGGAGCTCTCGGGATATTTAAAAGATGAATTACGACAAAAAAAGATATGGGATATAGTCCCCGAATATGATCGGGAAAAGACAAGACAGTTGTGGATGGTAATAAATCAAACAGGATCTGGTATGCTAGATAATGTTGATTATCAGCATGCAGATGGGCGTCTCACTCCTACCAGTATCAGTGGTAGTGCGATTGAATATGGTAAAAGGAAAACGATTCAGTGGATTTGCCGGGATATTACAGAAAGGAAAAAAATGGAGTTGCAACTGATTCAGGCAGAACGCTTGGCTGCTGTGGGAGAATTGGCTGCGGGTGTTGCCCATGAAGTGAACAACCCGTTAGGAGGATTGCAGAATTTTGTAAAAATGATGAAAAAAGAGCCGGGGAATATATCACAAAATCTGGAGTTTCTTGATCTGATGTCAGAAGGGCTAAAACGGATAGAGGTTATTGTAAAGCAGTTGATGGCATTTTCCAGACCGTACTCTACACACATGTCTAGCCATAGTTTAAATGAGATCGTAGAAAATTCCTTACGGTTTGTGGATCATAGAATAAAAGAGCTTGGAATACGGCTGGAGAAGATTTTGTTTCCCGGTTTACCTGAAATCTATGGAGACCCGGATAATATCTCACAGGTTATTATTAATATTATCGTAAATGCTTTGGATAGCATGCAGAATGGTGGGAGCTTGATAATTAAGACTGGTTACTGTGACTTTCAACCGTCCAGTATACAGGTTGTTGTTTCCGATACCGGGTCGGGGATTCCGGAGGAAATTCTCAATAAGATATTCAATCCGTTTTTTACAACAAAGGAAATGGGAAGCGGATTGGGACTTGCAATCAGCAAGAGAATTGTAGACGATCATAATGGAAACATAGTAGTTAAGAGCAAACCAGGCGAAGGGACAACATTTTACGTTTGCTTGCCAGTGAGAAAAGTAACGGTCTTGACCTGA
- a CDS encoding TonB-dependent receptor plug domain-containing protein, whose translation MVKPPQNKRDLLFLPFVYSSILFSCIPFYSFTILAEGTEATHITESHSNNEKDASYTGAVLKEEFATECLWLACDQTTALATRQETPLSKAPSIVTVITAEEIKNLGYRTFIEILRTVPGFEILKRGDLGISLPVVRGVQCENRVRVMVNGHFTMNPARGGIFETFDDFPVENIKRIEIIRGPGSAVYGENAFLAVVNIITFDAKDIDGVKVSSGYGNFDTYDENITFGKTFGKLGISGMARYRQTNGFDGIIESDTQTLMDNALSSLGFPPASLAPGRIHDDRQEYDMELKATYDDFYFNGWYTNKRADTFIGPQYALTDVSFFEIDYVFGEVGYKKTFDESFTIRPRVYYDQFDADNYIKALPDGTTLPFDTDGDGVIDTFTTYPDGITQRLKVIERIVGTELPFDYRLFDGNIFTLGMEYRLINQVPKSASYNYNPETLEPLDSMQSFTDTHPFFEDHTRRILSFYLQDTWDITDTLNLTLGVRHDRYNDFGETTSPRAGLTWAFMKNASVKVLYGEAFRAPNFLEMFTLIKPSIQGNEDLDPERIRTYEVGLNYQFNKHVTSSINYFNNDIKDLIVLRALSTTQGTTRYENFGDAHVQGIETETKIDITKGNYVFMNYTFQNPEDGDGDDMPFVAQHFGNFGVNAHYWKYINTNLSTFVSGRRSREAGDPRDDLPSYALLNLSVIAKEFFKTMEVQGTVFNLLDKDYSDPGPISIPDDFPRPGRTFFVGLSYRF comes from the coding sequence TTGGTTAAACCGCCCCAAAACAAAAGAGATTTATTATTCCTACCCTTTGTATACTCCAGTATTTTGTTTAGCTGCATTCCTTTCTATTCGTTTACGATCCTCGCCGAAGGCACAGAAGCAACCCACATAACTGAAAGCCATTCCAATAATGAGAAAGACGCTTCTTATACCGGCGCTGTTCTTAAGGAGGAATTCGCAACAGAATGTCTCTGGCTGGCGTGCGATCAGACGACAGCCCTTGCCACACGTCAGGAGACCCCTCTCAGCAAAGCGCCAAGCATTGTTACTGTAATTACAGCCGAAGAGATTAAAAATTTAGGATACCGCACCTTTATAGAAATTCTGAGGACGGTACCAGGATTTGAAATTTTAAAAAGAGGAGATTTGGGAATATCTCTTCCTGTGGTACGGGGTGTTCAATGCGAAAACAGGGTAAGGGTAATGGTGAACGGGCATTTTACGATGAACCCGGCAAGGGGAGGCATATTTGAAACGTTTGATGATTTCCCCGTAGAAAATATAAAAAGGATAGAGATTATCCGGGGACCGGGTTCTGCCGTGTATGGTGAAAATGCGTTTTTAGCGGTTGTTAATATTATTACGTTTGACGCAAAGGATATCGACGGGGTAAAGGTAAGCAGTGGTTACGGAAACTTCGACACCTATGATGAAAATATCACGTTTGGTAAGACCTTTGGAAAACTTGGAATTTCCGGCATGGCCAGATACAGACAAACTAACGGTTTTGATGGAATTATTGAAAGTGATACGCAAACATTAATGGATAACGCACTGTCCTCTTTGGGTTTCCCTCCCGCGTCATTGGCGCCAGGAAGAATACATGACGATAGGCAGGAATATGACATGGAATTGAAAGCCACATACGATGATTTCTATTTTAATGGATGGTACACAAATAAAAGGGCTGATACTTTTATTGGACCTCAATATGCCTTAACTGACGTATCTTTTTTTGAAATTGATTATGTTTTTGGTGAGGTTGGATACAAGAAAACATTCGATGAGAGCTTTACAATAAGACCTAGGGTTTATTATGACCAATTTGATGCGGATAATTATATTAAGGCACTACCAGATGGTACAACCTTACCTTTTGATACAGATGGAGACGGTGTAATTGACACTTTTACAACCTATCCAGATGGGATTACTCAACGTCTTAAAGTGATTGAAAGAATAGTTGGTACAGAACTCCCCTTCGATTATAGATTATTCGATGGAAATATTTTTACTCTGGGTATGGAATACCGATTAATCAACCAAGTCCCTAAAAGCGCTTCATATAACTATAATCCAGAAACGCTGGAACCCCTTGATTCCATGCAGAGTTTTACGGATACACATCCATTTTTTGAAGACCACACCCGCAGGATTTTGTCATTTTATTTACAGGATACATGGGATATTACCGATACCTTAAACCTTACATTAGGAGTAAGGCATGACCGTTACAATGATTTTGGCGAGACAACCAGTCCCCGGGCTGGGCTGACGTGGGCATTTATGAAGAATGCATCGGTAAAAGTCCTTTACGGGGAGGCGTTTCGTGCGCCAAATTTTTTAGAAATGTTTACCCTTATCAAACCTTCTATTCAGGGAAATGAGGATTTAGATCCCGAAAGAATTAGAACGTATGAAGTGGGTTTAAATTACCAGTTTAATAAACACGTTACGAGCAGTATTAACTATTTCAATAATGATATCAAAGACCTCATTGTGCTTCGTGCGTTATCAACCACCCAGGGTACTACACGATATGAAAACTTTGGAGATGCGCACGTACAGGGTATCGAAACGGAGACGAAGATAGACATAACAAAAGGTAATTACGTATTTATGAATTATACCTTCCAGAATCCGGAAGATGGCGATGGCGATGACATGCCATTTGTGGCACAGCACTTTGGCAACTTTGGTGTGAACGCCCACTACTGGAAGTATATCAATACCAACCTGAGCACCTTTGTGAGCGGGAGACGTTCCAGGGAAGCAGGCGACCCCAGAGATGACTTACCGTCCTATGCACTACTTAATCTCTCTGTTATTGCAAAAGAATTCTTTAAAACCATGGAGGTTCAGGGTACGGTATTCAACTTGCTTGATAAAGACTATAGTGACCCAGGACCTATTTCCATTCCGGACGATTTTCCCAGGCCGGGGAGGACGTTTTTTGTCGGATTGAGTTACCGATTTTAG
- a CDS encoding GNAT family N-acetyltransferase has translation MYPVEEVKKRLNNKECVYLVGKEDGQVVGFVFAWVSEGGENLHWMGLAPGYRKKGYGEKLLMETIKRFMEKGCHEAKLFTYPSAKEAYHFFKSTGLKLRGLLKLDLWPFFWSIMLLLLTVFSTKGKFFSS, from the coding sequence ATTTACCCTGTGGAAGAGGTCAAGAAGCGCCTCAACAACAAAGAATGCGTCTATCTTGTTGGTAAGGAGGATGGGCAGGTCGTGGGTTTTGTGTTTGCCTGGGTGTCGGAGGGTGGGGAGAATTTACACTGGATGGGTTTGGCGCCGGGATACAGGAAAAAGGGATACGGAGAAAAACTCCTGATGGAGACAATAAAGCGCTTCATGGAAAAAGGCTGCCATGAGGCAAAGCTGTTTACCTATCCTTCCGCAAAGGAGGCATATCACTTTTTCAAAAGTACGGGTTTAAAATTGAGAGGGTTACTTAAATTAGACCTATGGCCATTTTTCTGGTCAATTATGCTTTTGCTTCTGACTGTTTTCTCAACGAAAGGGAAATTCTTCTCCTCTTGA
- a CDS encoding YncE family protein translates to MDAKTQKVVGEVAVQVQPEAAAPTPDNAFLYVCNAESDSVSVIDIARKQAIKEIKVGDWPSGIKISKDGKTAYVACSGNLWNTIDVIDTGRMEKIRSIYTSDYGPRTLDISPDGKTIAVVNDTCGSINRSVNFIDLATGKVTEKRVIRESSNLRDIVYTPDGQYVVVTYETPKNWLPVCEAENGEVFTNNIAVLETKPGGKVARMPLDELNNYDGNPYGLAMDPKGRYLYIGVRGMHRVTILDMGKLLNIVRGNSQAELDYMRDDLGLVRDYLVARVPTGLGPSSVCLSPDGKLCYAANYFSNNVTVIRTPVD, encoded by the coding sequence GTGGATGCGAAGACACAGAAGGTGGTAGGTGAGGTGGCAGTGCAGGTGCAGCCGGAGGCAGCGGCGCCCACGCCTGATAATGCATTTTTGTATGTATGCAATGCCGAGAGTGACAGTGTGTCGGTGATAGATATAGCGAGGAAGCAGGCGATAAAGGAGATCAAGGTAGGAGACTGGCCAAGCGGGATCAAGATTTCCAAGGATGGGAAGACCGCGTATGTTGCATGTTCTGGGAACTTGTGGAACACGATCGATGTGATTGATACAGGGAGGATGGAGAAGATCAGGTCGATCTACACGAGTGATTACGGTCCAAGGACGTTGGATATATCGCCGGACGGGAAGACGATAGCAGTGGTGAATGACACGTGTGGTTCCATCAACAGGAGTGTAAACTTTATTGATCTTGCGACGGGGAAGGTGACGGAGAAGAGGGTTATCAGGGAGAGTTCCAACCTGAGGGACATTGTGTACACGCCGGATGGTCAGTATGTGGTGGTGACCTATGAGACGCCGAAGAACTGGTTACCGGTATGCGAGGCGGAGAATGGCGAGGTATTTACGAACAACATAGCGGTGTTAGAGACCAAGCCAGGCGGGAAGGTAGCGAGGATGCCGCTGGACGAGCTCAACAACTATGACGGGAATCCTTATGGGTTGGCGATGGATCCGAAGGGCCGGTATTTGTACATTGGGGTAAGGGGGATGCACCGCGTAACGATATTGGATATGGGCAAGTTATTGAATATCGTGAGGGGAAATTCCCAGGCTGAGCTTGATTATATGAGGGATGACCTTGGATTGGTGAGGGATTATCTCGTGGCCAGGGTGCCAACGGGGCTAGGGCCTAGCTCGGTATGCTTGTCGCCGGACGGGAAGCTCTGCTACGCAGCCAACTATTTTTCCAACAATGTGACGGTGATAAGGACGCCAGTGGATTAA
- a CDS encoding c-type cytochrome — MKSSLKIGLIAALGIAGVMTTGELMAGTPQVVATIQTGPEWEPLPRGEPLTVPEVHYRVKHSPFKSELVRYGQFIFNDASWGLQGEYACASCHYERGQTTGLIWDLGDEGWGSWKNVKYIRGGRYLPPFRHEGFTGHPDEIVGATSSLDRVCGRDPGFVFRSENFSPERLESLICYIRALEFTGSPFRNADGSLTEAAKRGEKLFNDPAVGCAECHPGDAMDPKALFSDAQTHDVGTGRVGVKGFRSTPGKVFNMQALNAGEDPYGEESDTPIIGLDLVKEFDTPTLRDIYASGTYFHDGSARTLIDTINNTVNDKDMHGRTSHLSAQDLQDLVEFLKAL; from the coding sequence ATGAAGAGTAGTCTAAAGATTGGTTTAATTGCGGCCCTTGGTATAGCAGGGGTGATGACAACTGGAGAGTTGATGGCGGGTACGCCGCAGGTAGTAGCAACGATCCAGACGGGGCCGGAGTGGGAGCCTCTTCCCAGGGGTGAGCCATTGACGGTGCCTGAGGTGCATTATCGGGTAAAACACTCACCATTCAAGAGTGAGCTGGTGAGGTACGGGCAGTTCATATTCAATGATGCATCATGGGGGTTGCAGGGTGAGTATGCATGCGCCAGCTGCCATTATGAGAGGGGACAGACGACGGGTTTGATCTGGGACCTTGGAGATGAAGGATGGGGAAGCTGGAAGAACGTGAAGTATATCCGTGGCGGAAGGTATTTGCCTCCGTTCAGGCATGAAGGGTTTACGGGTCATCCGGATGAAATCGTAGGTGCAACAAGTTCTCTGGACAGGGTGTGTGGAAGAGACCCTGGGTTTGTGTTCAGGAGCGAGAACTTTTCGCCGGAGAGGTTAGAATCTTTGATTTGTTACATCAGGGCATTGGAGTTTACGGGAAGTCCGTTCAGGAATGCGGATGGCAGTTTGACAGAGGCGGCAAAGAGGGGTGAGAAGTTATTTAACGACCCTGCTGTGGGATGTGCAGAGTGTCATCCGGGGGATGCAATGGATCCGAAAGCCTTGTTTAGCGATGCACAGACCCATGATGTGGGAACCGGTCGTGTAGGAGTGAAGGGTTTCAGGTCAACGCCGGGTAAGGTATTTAACATGCAGGCATTGAATGCCGGTGAGGATCCCTATGGAGAGGAGAGCGATACGCCGATCATTGGGTTGGACCTGGTAAAGGAATTTGATACTCCGACGCTAAGGGACATCTATGCATCAGGCACGTATTTCCATGACGGGAGCGCCAGGACGTTGATTGATACGATCAACAACACGGTAAATGATAAGGACATGCATGGAAGGACGTCACACCTGAGCGCTCAGGATTTGCAGGATTTGGTGGAGTTCCTGAAGGCGCTATAA
- a CDS encoding PQQ-binding-like beta-propeller repeat protein — MQKKTIAYLTTFIFIIISVLTQLKSVQAQEVSKTPWQMFRGNLQHTGQSAYKGAQTNTLKWSFKIDTRITSSPSIASDGTIYFGSIDGRLYAVNPDGNAKWAFQVGNEITASPAIGNDGTIYIGSRDKKMYAITSEGKLKWTYQVGGIILSSAAVTDNSLYFGSDDNTLYAITTDGKLNWKYTANSNITASPALGTDGTVYLFEVSGALHALSPDGTEKWVKRVGTGVYDSYSSPSIGSDGTVYLGTDSGRLVAVKPDGNVKWYVNTGKAVHCTPAITEDGTIVFGSYNGFVYAVLPECKLKWSFKTNNWVESSPAIDVEGTVYIGSSDGKLYAINADGTLKWSFQTKGAIESSPAIGADGTIYIGSNDNHLYAIGGTIQTESVPMFEK, encoded by the coding sequence ATGCAAAAAAAGACTATCGCTTATCTGACCACGTTCATTTTTATTATAATTTCAGTTCTTACTCAACTCAAATCTGTACAGGCCCAGGAAGTTTCAAAAACCCCATGGCAAATGTTTCGAGGCAATCTCCAGCATACAGGACAAAGCGCTTACAAAGGAGCGCAAACGAATACCTTAAAATGGTCTTTTAAGATAGACACCCGTATTACGTCCTCTCCGTCCATCGCATCCGATGGCACTATCTATTTTGGTTCCATTGACGGCAGACTCTATGCCGTGAATCCGGACGGCAACGCAAAGTGGGCATTCCAGGTGGGTAATGAAATAACAGCCTCGCCTGCCATTGGAAATGATGGAACAATTTATATTGGTTCCCGGGACAAAAAGATGTATGCGATCACTTCCGAAGGCAAACTCAAATGGACGTATCAGGTCGGGGGCATTATCCTCTCCTCTGCTGCTGTTACCGATAACAGTCTCTATTTTGGTTCAGACGATAATACCCTCTATGCCATCACAACCGATGGCAAGCTAAACTGGAAATATACTGCTAACAGCAATATAACAGCATCACCTGCACTCGGAACTGATGGCACCGTCTATCTCTTCGAGGTAAGTGGAGCGCTCCATGCATTATCTCCTGATGGAACCGAAAAATGGGTAAAACGTGTTGGAACCGGTGTATACGATTCCTATTCTTCTCCGTCAATAGGTTCAGATGGCACTGTGTATTTGGGCACAGACAGCGGCAGATTGGTCGCCGTTAAACCGGACGGCAATGTAAAATGGTATGTCAATACGGGAAAGGCCGTCCATTGCACCCCTGCTATTACAGAGGATGGGACAATTGTCTTTGGCTCATATAATGGCTTTGTATACGCCGTCCTTCCAGAATGTAAACTCAAATGGAGTTTTAAGACCAACAATTGGGTGGAATCTTCACCTGCCATTGATGTGGAAGGAACCGTTTATATCGGTTCAAGTGACGGGAAACTTTACGCCATCAATGCTGATGGCACCCTGAAATGGTCATTTCAGACGAAAGGGGCTATTGAATCATCTCCGGCCATAGGGGCCGATGGAACCATCTATATCGGATCAAACGACAATCACCTGTACGCCATCGGTGGCACAATACAGACGGAATCTGTACCAATGTTTGAAAAATAA